The Populus trichocarpa isolate Nisqually-1 chromosome 11, P.trichocarpa_v4.1, whole genome shotgun sequence genome has a segment encoding these proteins:
- the LOC7497006 gene encoding G-type lectin S-receptor-like serine/threonine-protein kinase At1g11300: protein MALGNCKVAVALLLFLSCSSSFYGDARDIITPSQPIKDQEAIVSAGNKFELGFFSPVNSTYRYVGIWYSNISAETQVLWVANRNKPITDSSGMMKISEDGNLVVLNGQGEVLWSSNVSIGFNQSTAQLTDDGNLVMKAGPNGNLVWQTFQQPTDTYLPKMRLSANARTGNKTLLMSWRSSSDPSVGNFSAGVNPLGIPELFIWYNGHPFWRSGPWVGQNFIGIPGMSISVYLSGFTLQDEGDGTFTMSLIVDPASRFKYVLTSHGKFKEQYWDYGKQGWEYTWEAPSTDCDIYGKCGSFGSCDAQNSPICTCLKGFVAKNQDEWNKGIWTSGCVRMTSLQCDRIQNGSQVGKEDGFKKLEMMKVPAFAEYWSYASSSEQECKDECLRNCSCVACSYYNGFGCMAWTGNLIDIQKFSEGGTDLNIRLASTELVADNKRNMKVIISMAVIVGAIAICICVFLSWKWMATHRERKLISEETLSFKTREAQETVFDGNSPENVKEVKLEPLFKLKILETATNNFDISKKLGQGGFGAVYRGKLPDGLEIAVKRLSRTSGQGLEELMNEVVVISKLQHRNLVRLLGCCVEGEEMMLVYEYLPNKSLDAFLFDSLRKGQLDWERRFDIINGICRGLLYLHRDSRLRIIHRDLKPSNILLDHELNPKISDFGMARIFCGNEDQVNTTRVVGTYGYMSPEYLMKGRFSEKSDVFSFGVLLLEIVSGRRNSNFYDNEHSLSLIGYAFKLWKERDITALVDPAISDPCFEVEIFRCIHIGLLCVQELAKDRPAVSTITSMLNSEIVDLPPPKKPAFFERQSSLDTESITQNQKINSINNVTISDVNGR from the exons ATGGCACTTGGAAACTGCAAAGTTGCAGTAGCTCTTCTTCTGTTTCTATCATGTTCTAGTTCATTTTATGGTGATGCAAGAGATATCATTACTCCTTCTCAACCCATCAAAGATCAAGAAGCTATAGTCTCTGCCGGCAATAAGTTCGAACTGGGATTTTTCAGCCCAGTTAATTCAACATATCGATATGTCGGAATATGGTACAGTAATATATCAGCAGAAACTCAAGTACTATGGGTCGCTAACAGAAACAAGCCAATCACCGATTCTTCTGGGATGATGAAAATATCTGAAGATGGAAATCTTGTGGTTTTGAATGGTCAGGGAGAGGTTCTGTGGTCATCAAATGTTTCAATTGGGTTCAATCAATCAACTGCACAGCTTACTGATGATGGAAACCTTGTCATGAAAGCTGGACCGAATGGAAACCTTGTATGGCAAACTTTCCAGCAGCCTACGGATACTTACTTACCAAAGATGAGACTTAGTGCTAACGCAAGAACTGGGAACAAGACACTGCTAATGTCATGGAGAAGCTCATCTGATCCTTCAGTTGGAAACTTCTCTGCTGGTGTCAATCCATTAGGAATTCCTGAGCTCTTCATCTGGTACAATGGTCATCCATTTTGGCGTAGTGGTCCATGGGTTGGACAGAACTTTATAGGAATACCAGGAATGTCTATTTCTGTGTATCTAAGTGGATTTACTCTACAAGATGAAGGAGATGGCACTTTCACTATGAGTTTAATTGTAGACCCAGCTTCCCGATTCAAGTATGTTTTGACTTCTCATGGAAAATTTAAAGAACAATACTGGGATTATGGGAAGCAAGGTTGGGAGTATACCTGGGAAGCTCCATCAACTGACTGTGATATTTATGGCAAGTGCGGGTCATTTGGAAGCTGCGATGCACAGAATTCACCTATCTGCACATGTTTAAAAGGGTTTGTtgcaaaaaatcaagatgaatgGAACAAAGGAATTTGGACTAGCGGTTGTGTTAGGATGACATCGTTGCAGTGTGATAGAATACAGAATGGTAGTCAAGTGGGAAAGGAAGATGGGTTTAAGAAGCTGGAGATGATGAAGGTGCCAGCCTTTGCCGAGTACTGGTCATATGCGTCCTCGTCCGAACAAGAATGCAAAGATGAGTGCTTGAGGAATTGTTCCTGTGTTGCTTGTTCATATTATAATGGTTTTGGCTGCATGGCATGGACAGGAAACTTGATTGATATACAAAAGTTCTCTGAAGGAGGAACGGATCTCAACATTCGCCTGGCGTCTACAGAACTTG TTGCAGATAACAAGAGAAACATGAAAGTAATCATCAGTATGGCAGTGATTGTAGGAGCCATAGCTATCTGCATCTGTGTGTTTCTTTCTTGGAAGTGGATGGCTACACATAGAG AAAGGAAGTTGATAAGTGAGGAGACCTTATCGTTCAAAACGAGAGAAGCACAAGAAACAGTTTTTGATGGAAACTCGCCCGAAAACGTCAAGGAAGTTAAACTTGAACCactcttcaaattaaaaattcttgaaactGCAACGAACAACTTTGACATATCCAAGAAGCTTGGGCAGGGCGGCTTTGGTGCAGTATACAGG GGAAAATTGCCAGATGGGCTGGAAATAGCTGTCAAAAGACTCTCTAGAACATCTGGTCAAGGGCTTGAAGAGCTCATGAATGAAGTTGTGGTGATTTCAAAACTCCAACACAGGAATCTTGTGAGACTTCTTGGTTGCTGTGTTGAAGGAGAAGAGATGATGTTGGTTTATGAGTACCTGCCGAATAAAAGCTTGGATGCATTTCTCTTTG ATTCACTCAGGAAAGGACAACTAGATTGGGAAAGACGCTTCGACATTATTAACGGGATTTGTCGAGGTCTTCTTTACCTTCACAGAGATTCTAGACTAAGAATTATTCATAGAGATCTGAAGCCAAGTAACATCTTATTGGACCATGAGCTGAATCCCAAAATTTCAGACTTTGGAATGGCCAGGATTTTTTGTGGCAATGAAGATCAAGTGAATACTACCAGGGTCGTTGGAACCta TGGCTATATGTCCCCTGAATATTTAATGAAAGGAAGATTTTCAGAGAAATCAGATGTATTTAGCTTTGGAGTGTTGTTGCTGGAGATTGTAAGCGGAAGAAGGAACTCTAACTTTTATGACAATGAGCATTCTCTGAGTCTTATAGGATAT GCCTTTAAATTGTGGAAGGAACGTGACATTACAGCTTTAGTCGATCCTGCAATATCAGATCCATGTTTTGAGGTGGAGATATTCCGATGCATACATATTGGTCTGTTGTGTGTGCAAGAATTGGCGAAAGACAGACCGGCCGTGTCTACCATCACTTCCATGCTAAATAGTGAAATTGTGGATCTTCCTCCTCCAAAGAAACCAGCATTTTTTGAAAGGCAGAGTTCCTTGGATACAGAGTCCATTACACAGAACCAGAAGATAAATTCCATTAACAATGTGACGATTTCTGATGTTAACGGCCGATAG
- the LOC18102965 gene encoding G-type lectin S-receptor-like serine/threonine-protein kinase SD1-13, protein MLLSSHNRILGITTLIFVNKRRSYSHAICNGYDAATDTITSSQPIKDPETVSAGNIFEMGFFSPVNLTNRYVGIWYNNVSATKPEWVPNGNNPIADSSGAVTISEDGNLVVLKGHIKRFFGHQMFQIESETPLHRF, encoded by the exons ATGCTGCTGTCATCACACAACAGGATTTTAGGAATAACAACGCTTATCTTTGTcaacaaaagaagaagttaCAGCCATGCAATCTGCAACG GTTATGATGCTGCAACAGATACAATAACATCATCTCAACCCATCAAAGATCCTGAAACTGTCTCCGCAGGCAATATCTTTGAAATGGGATTTTTCAGCCCTGTTAATTTGACAAATCGCTATGTTGGAATATGGTACAATAATGTTTCTGCAACGAAACCAGAATGGGTTCCCAACGGAAACAACCCAATCGCTGATTCTTCAGGTGCGGTGACGATATCTGAAGATGGAAATCTTGTAGTTTTGAAAGGCCATATAAAGAGATTCTTTGGTCATCAAATGTTTCAAATAGAGTCAGAAACTCCATTGCACAGGTTTTAG
- the LOC127903978 gene encoding G-type lectin S-receptor-like serine/threonine-protein kinase At1g11330 — protein sequence MEIGSCIFMAALRLLLCCFCWQLGAAVDTITSSQYIKDPEAVVSAGNKFKLGFFSPGNSTNRYVGIWYSNISVTTPVWIANRNKPLNDSSGIMTISEDGNIVVLDGRKEILWSSNVSNGVSNSSAQLTDDGNVILRGGEIGNSLWQSFQEPSDTFMLKMRLTANRRTGKKTQITSWKSPSDPSVGSFSSGIEPSSIPEVFVWNDSRPFWRSGPWNGQAFIGIPEMNSVYLNGYNLVQDGDGTFSLSVGLANESYITNFALSYEGRFGEMYWDSANERWEHKKQYPGDDCDIYGKCGPFGFCNTQNSLICRCLKGFEPKNSDEWNRRNWTNGCVRRRELKCERTQSDGQVPKEDEFLKLDKVKVPDFSEWSSSASEQNCKDECLNNCSCIAYSYHTGIGCMLWRGKLTDIRKFSSGGANLYVRLADLEFGKNRDMKAVICITVVTGAIIVAVGAFFWWRRMAKYRERKRESERILSSRRKKGYPIFFNGNLIQESMNQVKFQELPLFKLQMLIAATDYFDAANKLGEGGFGPVYRGNLPDGQEIAVKRLSRASGQGQEEFMNEVVVISELQHKNLVRLLGCCVEGDEKMLVYEYMPNKSLDASLFDPVRKEVLDWKKRFNIVDGICRGLLYLHRDSRLRIIHRDLKPSNILLDQELNPKISDFGMARIFGGNEDHVKTRRVVGTYGYMSPEYAMHGRFSEKSDVFSFGVLLLEIVSGRRSTKIDGNEQGLNLLEFAWKLWNEGNAPALVDPALTLDQYSKVEIFRCIHVGLLCVQEFAKDRPAISTIISMLNSEIVDLPLPNNPAYTERLIGLHTERRGDSINFVSTTLFTGR from the exons ATGGAAATTGGCAGCTGCATCTTCATGGCAGCTCTTCGTCTCTTACTATGTTGTTTCTGTTGGCAACTTGGTGCTGCCGTAGATACCATAACATCATCTCAATACATCAAAGATCCTGAAGCTGTAGTTTCTGCTGGAAATAAGTTCAAACTGGGATTTTTTAGCCCTGGTAATTCAACAAACCGGTATGTAGGAATATGGTACAGCAATATTTCTGTTACAACTCCAGTCTGGATAGCTAACAGAAACAAGCCACTCAATGATTCTTCTGGGATTATGACAATATCTGAAGATGGAAATATTGTAGTTTTGGACGGTCGGAAAGAGATTCTTTGGTCGTCAAATGTTTCAAATGGGGTCAGTAACTCAAGTGCACAGCTTACGGATGATGGAAACGTAATCCTGCGAGGGGGCGAAATTGGAAACAGCTTATGGCAGAGTTTCCAGGAACCATCTGATACTTTCATGCTGAAGATGAGACTTACTGCTAATAGAAGAACGGGTAAGAAGACGCAAATAACATCATGGAAAAGCCCTTCTGATCCATCTGTTGGAAGTTTTTCTTCTGGTATTGAACCCTCAAGCATTCCTGAGGTTTTCGTTTGGAATGATAGCCGTCCATTCTGGCGGAGTGGTCCATGGAATGGTCAAGCCTTTATAGGAATTCCAGAAATGAATTCAGTTTATCTTAATGGGTATAATCTTGTACAAGATGGAGATGGAACTTTTTCACTAAGCGTTGGGCTGGCCAATGAATCTTATATCACCAATTTTGCTTTGAGTTATGAAGGAAGATTTGGAGAAATGTATTGGGATTCTGCCAATGAGAGGTGGGAACATAAGAAGCAATATCCAGGAGATGATTGTGATATTTATGGAAAATGTGGGCCTTTTGGATTCTGTAATACACAGAATTCACTAATTTGCAGGTGCTTGAAAGGGTTTGAACCAAAAAATTCTGACGAGTGGAATAGAAGAAATTGGACAAATGGTTGTGTCAGGAGGAGGGAATTGAAATGCGAAAGAACACAAAGTGATGGTCAAGTGCCCAAAGAAGATGAGTTTTTGAAACTGGATAAGGTGAAAGTGCCAGACTTTTCTGAGTGGTCATCTTCAGCATCCGAACAAAATTGTAAGGATGAGTGCTTGAATAATTGCTCATGTATAGCTTACTCATATCATACTGGTATTGGTTGTATGCTATGGAGGGGAAAGTTAACTGATATAAGGAAGTTTTCCAGTGGAGGGGCTAATCTTTATGTCCGCCTTGCAGATTTGGAATTCG GAAAAAACAGAGATATGAAAGCAGTTATCTGTATAACTGTGGTTACAGGAGCAATTATTGTTGCAGTTGGTGCTTTTTTTTGGTGGAGGAGGATGGCTAAATATAGAG AAAGGAAGAGGGAAAGCGAGCGAATCTTATCATCGAGAAGGAAGAAAGGATATCCAATATTCTTCAATGGAAACTTGATCCAAGAGAGCATGAACCAAGTTAAATTTCAAGAACTACCACTATTCAAATTACAAATGCTGATAGCTGCAACAGACTACTTTGATGCTGCCAACAAGCTTGGGGAGGGTGGTTTTGGGCCAGTGTACAGG GGAAATCTGCCAGATGGGCAAGAAATAGCGGTGAAAAGACTGTCAAGAGCATCTGGGCAAGGGCAAGAAGAATTTATGAACGAGGTTGTGGTGATTTCTGAACTCCAACACAAGAATCTTGTGAGACTTCTTGGTTGCTGTGTTGAAGGAGATGAAAAGATGCTGGTCTATGAATACATGCCAAATAAAAGCTTGGATGCATCTCTCTTTG ATCCAGTTAGAAAAGAAGTTCTAGACTGGAAAAAACGCTTCAACATTGTCGATGGAATTTGTCGAGGTCTCCTTTACCTTCACAGAGATTCCAGACTAAGAATTATTCATAGAGATCTGAAGCCAAGTAACATCTTGTTGGACCAAGAACTAAATCCAAAAATTTCAGACTTTGGGATGGCTAGGATATTTGGAGGCAATGAAGATCATGTTAAAACGAGAAGGGTTGTAGGAACCTA TGGCTATATGTCCCCTGAATACGCAATGCATGGGAGATTTTCAGAGAAATCAGATGTTTTCAGCTTTGGAGTCTTGCTGTTAGAGATTGTGAGTGGAAGAAGAAGTACTAAAATTGATGGCAATGAACAGGGTTTGAACCTTTTGGAATTT GCATGGAAACTGTGGAATGAAGGGAACGCTCCAGCTCTAGTCGATCCTGCATTAACATTAGATCAATATTCCAAGGTGGAAATTTTTAGATGCATACATGTAGGTTTGCTGTGTGTTCAGGAATTCGCAAAAGATAGGCCAGCTATCTCTACCATCATTTCAATGCTAAATAGTGAAATCGTGGATCTTCCTCTTCCTAACAACCCAGCATACACAGAAAGGCTTATTGGTTTACATACAGAGAGGAGGGGAGACTCCATAAACTTTGTTTCAACTACACTTTTCACTGGCCGATAA